The following are encoded in a window of Lacinutrix sp. WUR7 genomic DNA:
- a CDS encoding transcriptional regulator: protein MTSIITGDIIKSRGQKNPEIWLSHLKAALSYLETDNTLWEIYRGDSFQIEIKDITKSFEAAIYIKAAIKMIKGLDVRLAIGIGEKTYQGKDVTESNGEAFIFSGETFETLKKEKQNLKIKTKSQILNDELNLYFKLALISMDHWTVNSAEIVKLTLENPKALQEDLAKLIGTNQNAISKRIKRANLDEILALNNMYKKKISILI, encoded by the coding sequence ATGACAAGCATAATAACAGGAGATATTATCAAATCCCGCGGACAAAAAAATCCAGAGATTTGGCTTAGCCATTTAAAAGCTGCTCTATCGTATTTAGAAACAGACAATACACTATGGGAAATTTATCGTGGAGACAGTTTTCAAATTGAAATTAAAGACATCACCAAAAGTTTTGAAGCTGCTATTTATATAAAAGCAGCAATAAAAATGATAAAAGGATTAGATGTTAGGTTGGCTATTGGTATTGGCGAAAAAACATATCAAGGCAAAGATGTTACAGAATCTAATGGAGAAGCTTTTATATTTTCAGGGGAAACTTTTGAGACTTTAAAAAAGGAAAAACAAAACCTAAAAATAAAAACGAAATCACAAATACTTAATGACGAGTTGAATCTATATTTCAAACTAGCATTAATTAGTATGGATCATTGGACAGTTAATTCGGCAGAAATTGTTAAATTAACTTTAGAAAACCCTAAAGCATTACAAGAAGATTTAGCAAAATTAATAGGTACTAATCAAAATGCTATTAGTAAACGTATAAAACGTGCGAATCTGGATGAAATTTTAGCTTTAAACAACATGTATAAGAAAAAAATAAGCATCTTAATATGA
- a CDS encoding acyl-CoA thioesterase, whose protein sequence is MKLKFKTVDSSRISISLLMQPSHSNFGGKIHGGYILSLMDEIAFACGSKHSETYCVTASVNTVDFLSPIEIGDLVTMKASVNYVGSTSMVVGIRVEAENIRTGETKHCNSSYFTMVAKDDAGKSVIVPGLILNDKKEVVRFLKAINRNENHRARQEEFNHVDFSLENYFNELKDHRVRIDLPDHFSS, encoded by the coding sequence ATGAAACTAAAATTTAAAACTGTAGATTCTTCTCGTATAAGTATATCATTACTCATGCAACCATCCCACTCCAATTTTGGTGGAAAAATTCATGGTGGTTATATTTTAAGTTTAATGGATGAAATCGCTTTTGCTTGTGGTTCCAAACATTCGGAAACCTATTGTGTTACTGCTTCTGTAAATACGGTCGATTTTTTAAGTCCGATAGAAATTGGCGATCTTGTAACTATGAAAGCCTCTGTTAATTATGTTGGTAGCACCTCTATGGTTGTTGGTATTCGTGTAGAAGCAGAAAATATTAGAACTGGTGAAACCAAACATTGTAATTCTTCTTATTTTACAATGGTTGCTAAAGACGATGCAGGCAAATCGGTAATTGTTCCCGGTTTAATATTAAATGATAAAAAAGAAGTAGTTCGTTTTTTAAAAGCAATAAATCGTAACGAAAACCACAGAGCAAGACAAGAAGAGTTTAATCATGTAGACTTTTCTTTGGAAAACTATTTCAATGAATTAAAAGATCATCGTGTTCGCATTGATTTACCAGATCACTTTTCTAGTTAG
- a CDS encoding 6-phosphogluconate dehydrogenase, translated as MIKFLIKVFITIVFIAAAYFCFIYFATYSEGVRSGQLVKFTSKGVLFKTWEGEISQGVSEAQMFKFSVEDKEEQAIKDLNRLQGKFVKLTYFERYKTLFWLGDTKYFITKVEEDTSRNNRY; from the coding sequence ATGATAAAATTTTTAATAAAAGTATTCATTACCATAGTGTTCATAGCAGCTGCATATTTCTGCTTTATCTATTTTGCAACCTATAGTGAAGGTGTTAGATCTGGACAATTAGTTAAATTTACAAGCAAAGGAGTACTATTTAAAACTTGGGAAGGCGAAATTAGCCAAGGTGTTTCTGAAGCACAAATGTTTAAATTTTCTGTAGAAGACAAAGAAGAACAAGCCATAAAAGACTTAAATCGCTTACAAGGCAAGTTTGTAAAACTAACGTATTTTGAACGTTACAAAACCTTATTTTGGTTGGGAGATACCAAATATTTTATCACCAAAGTAGAAGAAGACACCTCACGAAACAATAGATACTAA
- the rmuC gene encoding DNA recombination protein RmuC, with product MNDSIILIISILISAAIGAYLGMLFAKMKSKSEKSTLEERNNNLQQQLTDFKQFHNTENEKQNTTFTAQLNELRETISKIETERESIRREKDFLNQELARKNTEFENLQKLNLKRDEELEEQQKRLRTDFENLANKILDAKSEKFTLQNKENIQQILHPLQEKIQIFEKKVDDTQKESISMHSALKEQLLGLKDLNQQMTKEATNLTRALKGDSKMQGNWGELVLERVLEKSGLEKDREYFVQQNFTREDGTRVLPDIVLHLPDNKKMIIDSKVSLTDYERYVNAEDDERETYLKAHINSIRRHVDQLSEKKYEDLYDIESPDFVLLFIPIEPAFAVAINADNSIYNKAFEKNIVIVTPSTLLATLRTVDSMWNNEKQQQNAIEIARQAGALYDKFHGLVTDLTGVGKKIDAAKTDYSAAMNKLVEGKGNLITSVEKIKKLGAKAKKALPEPIIKRAKEDNE from the coding sequence ATGAACGACAGTATTATTCTTATTATTTCTATTCTTATTTCTGCAGCAATTGGTGCATATCTTGGTATGCTATTCGCTAAAATGAAAAGTAAAAGCGAAAAAAGCACTTTAGAGGAACGCAACAATAATTTACAACAACAGTTAACCGATTTTAAACAGTTTCATAATACCGAAAACGAAAAACAAAACACCACGTTTACTGCGCAGTTAAATGAACTTAGAGAAACTATTTCTAAAATTGAAACAGAACGTGAAAGCATCCGTCGTGAAAAAGATTTCTTAAATCAAGAATTAGCAAGAAAGAATACCGAGTTTGAAAACCTTCAGAAACTGAATTTAAAAAGAGACGAAGAACTTGAAGAACAACAAAAAAGACTTCGTACCGATTTTGAAAATCTTGCAAATAAAATTTTAGATGCTAAATCTGAAAAATTCACCCTTCAGAATAAAGAAAATATCCAACAAATATTACATCCGCTTCAAGAGAAAATTCAAATTTTTGAAAAGAAAGTAGACGATACCCAAAAGGAAAGCATCAGTATGCATTCTGCTTTAAAAGAACAATTATTAGGTTTAAAAGATTTAAACCAACAAATGACTAAAGAAGCTACAAACCTTACTAGAGCCTTAAAAGGAGATAGTAAAATGCAAGGAAATTGGGGCGAATTAGTCTTAGAACGTGTTCTTGAAAAATCGGGATTAGAAAAAGACAGAGAGTACTTTGTACAGCAAAATTTCACCAGAGAAGATGGTACAAGAGTGCTTCCGGATATTGTATTGCATTTACCAGATAACAAAAAAATGATTATTGACAGTAAAGTGTCTTTAACAGATTATGAGCGTTATGTAAATGCCGAAGATGATGAGCGTGAAACGTACTTAAAAGCACATATCAATTCGATTAGAAGACATGTAGATCAGCTTTCTGAAAAGAAATACGAAGATTTATACGATATTGAAAGTCCGGATTTTGTATTGCTATTTATTCCAATTGAACCTGCTTTTGCGGTTGCCATTAATGCCGACAATTCCATTTATAATAAAGCATTCGAGAAAAATATAGTAATTGTTACACCTTCTACGCTATTGGCTACTTTAAGAACGGTAGATAGTATGTGGAATAATGAAAAACAACAACAAAATGCCATTGAAATTGCTAGGCAAGCTGGTGCTTTATATGATAAATTTCATGGTTTAGTAACCGATTTAACCGGAGTTGGAAAAAAGATTGATGCTGCAAAAACAGACTATTCTGCTGCTATGAATAAATTAGTGGAAGGAAAAGGAAATCTTATAACTAGCGTTGAAAAAATAAAGAAACTAGGAGCCAAAGCAAAAAAAGCATTACCAGAACCCATTATAAAACGCGCTAAAGAAGATAATGAATAA
- a CDS encoding M48 family metallopeptidase, protein MKTKLNLFLFSLLTVTLMSLFLLNKEEEIDYSKKYGMNVIKCTPATFLLEDVDTTKQISPLFENLGNHAYKVSTKNELAQQFFNQGLRLTYAFNHAEAHRSFMEASRLDTNLAMAFWGQAYALGPNINDPLPDDDRKNKYNEAIDKAKQLATNATKKEQAIIEALTHRYSKDLTADTPELNVAYMQAMTKLVEKYPEDTNINTLFAASVMNTVPWNYWDKDGNPSPNIDKAKAALEKAMALDANNPGAHHYYIHMVELPKPDLAIPSAEKLASLMPAAGHIVHMPSHIYIRVGRYKDAVESNQKAILADEDYISQCLSQGMYPLGYYPHNIHFLWSAATLLGNSKIAIDAAKKTAEKVPTGELKELHFLQNFAATPLLAYTRFGKWNDILTIPKPNDDIKHLKMIWHYARGIAFIRKNNIKEAQEELDAIASYVKDPEMETIVATGFDNGTTISKLAFQVVAGELEALKGNYDSAITHLESAVEMEDHLIYNEPSAWYIPPRQNLGAVLLHAKKYKEAEQVFKEDLKDLRQNGWSLMGLYQSLKAQGKQEEANKIKQEFDTAWKDADIEISTSIL, encoded by the coding sequence ATGAAAACGAAATTAAATCTATTCCTATTTTCACTTCTTACAGTGACTTTAATGTCTTTATTCCTTTTAAATAAAGAAGAAGAAATCGACTATTCTAAAAAATACGGCATGAATGTAATTAAATGCACACCTGCAACGTTTTTATTGGAAGATGTAGATACCACCAAACAAATTTCTCCGCTATTTGAAAATCTTGGAAATCACGCATACAAGGTCAGTACAAAAAACGAATTAGCACAACAATTTTTCAACCAAGGCTTACGACTTACCTACGCATTTAATCATGCAGAAGCGCATCGTTCTTTTATGGAAGCTTCTAGATTAGATACAAATTTAGCGATGGCTTTTTGGGGACAAGCTTACGCTCTTGGTCCAAATATTAATGATCCTTTACCAGACGATGACCGTAAAAACAAATACAACGAAGCCATAGACAAAGCGAAACAGTTAGCAACCAACGCAACTAAAAAAGAGCAAGCTATCATTGAAGCTTTAACCCATCGATATTCTAAAGATCTGACCGCGGATACTCCAGAATTAAATGTCGCCTACATGCAAGCAATGACTAAACTTGTAGAAAAATATCCAGAAGATACGAATATCAACACTTTATTTGCTGCTTCTGTTATGAATACGGTTCCATGGAATTATTGGGATAAAGATGGTAATCCTTCCCCAAATATTGATAAAGCAAAAGCAGCATTAGAAAAAGCGATGGCTTTAGATGCTAATAATCCTGGCGCACACCATTATTATATTCATATGGTAGAACTACCAAAACCAGATTTAGCAATTCCAAGTGCAGAAAAACTAGCATCATTAATGCCTGCTGCCGGACATATTGTACATATGCCATCCCATATTTATATACGAGTTGGTAGATATAAAGATGCTGTAGAATCTAATCAAAAAGCCATTTTAGCAGATGAAGATTATATTTCACAATGTTTATCTCAAGGCATGTATCCTTTAGGATATTATCCGCATAACATTCACTTTTTATGGTCTGCAGCAACCCTTTTAGGAAATAGTAAAATTGCTATAGATGCCGCTAAAAAAACAGCAGAAAAAGTTCCGACAGGAGAATTAAAAGAACTTCATTTTTTACAAAATTTTGCTGCTACTCCACTACTTGCCTATACACGATTTGGAAAATGGAATGACATTTTAACCATTCCGAAACCAAATGATGACATCAAACATTTAAAAATGATTTGGCATTATGCGCGTGGGATAGCCTTTATTAGAAAAAACAATATTAAAGAGGCGCAAGAAGAACTAGACGCTATAGCTAGTTATGTTAAAGATCCAGAAATGGAAACCATAGTTGCTACAGGTTTTGATAATGGCACTACTATTTCTAAACTAGCATTTCAAGTCGTTGCTGGCGAATTAGAAGCCTTAAAAGGAAACTATGATTCTGCTATTACACATTTGGAAAGCGCTGTAGAAATGGAAGATCATTTAATTTATAATGAACCTTCTGCATGGTATATTCCACCAAGACAAAATTTAGGAGCTGTTTTACTTCATGCGAAAAAATATAAAGAAGCAGAACAGGTTTTTAAAGAAGATTTAAAAGATTTAAGACAAAATGGCTGGTCATTAATGGGTTTATATCAAAGCTTAAAAGCCCAAGGAAAACAGGAAGAAGCAAACAAAATAAAGCAGGAATTTGATACTGCTTGGAAGGATGCTGATATTGAAATTTCTACATCCATTTTATAA
- a CDS encoding ABC transporter ATP-binding protein, with amino-acid sequence MKVETNQHIILKTENLSIGYKTKKEETTIATNINIDLKKGELIGLVGGNGIGKSTLLRTLTQVQPKLSGAIHLNHKPLETYANIDLAKTMSLVLTETIASKNLSVLELIALGRQPYTNWVGNLSEKDISIINTAIQQTNIDDLKHKKCFELSDGQLQKVMIARALAQDTDLIILDEPTTHLDMYHKVYILKLLQKLVKETGKTILFSSHEIDLAIQLCDTMIVMTKTEVTSDSPCHLIQQGTFKTLFPEDLITFDANTGSFRVKK; translated from the coding sequence GTGAAAGTAGAAACCAACCAACATATCATCCTTAAAACAGAAAATCTTTCTATTGGTTACAAAACCAAAAAAGAAGAAACTACAATCGCTACTAACATAAATATCGACTTAAAAAAAGGAGAACTTATTGGCTTAGTTGGAGGAAATGGTATTGGTAAATCCACTTTATTACGAACATTAACCCAAGTACAACCTAAATTATCTGGAGCAATTCATTTAAACCATAAACCTCTAGAAACCTACGCTAATATAGACTTAGCAAAAACCATGAGTTTGGTTTTAACCGAAACTATTGCTTCTAAAAATTTATCGGTTTTAGAATTGATCGCGTTAGGAAGACAACCATATACCAATTGGGTTGGTAATTTATCTGAAAAAGATATTTCAATAATAAACACTGCCATTCAACAAACAAACATTGACGATTTAAAACACAAAAAATGTTTTGAACTTAGTGATGGTCAATTGCAAAAAGTAATGATTGCTCGTGCACTAGCTCAAGATACCGACTTGATTATTCTAGATGAACCAACGACACATTTAGATATGTATCACAAAGTGTACATTTTAAAACTGCTTCAGAAATTGGTGAAAGAAACAGGGAAAACTATTTTATTTTCTTCGCACGAAATAGATCTTGCTATTCAACTTTGTGATACCATGATTGTAATGACTAAAACCGAAGTAACTTCAGATTCGCCTTGTCATTTAATTCAGCAAGGAACTTTTAAAACATTATTCCCAGAAGACTTAATTACTTTCGATGCAAATACGGGGAGTTTTCGAGTAAAAAAGTAA
- a CDS encoding iron ABC transporter permease: MSETATYRNSYLVLILVLIACFFANISLGSVSIPLDEIFNSLINSAKNESWQYIIQNYRLPKAFTAILVGSGLGISGLLMQTLFRNPLAGPFVLGITSGASLGVALVILGAGVFGGFFASLLISKWTIVIAASLGSFLVLLAVLIVSSKVKDTMAILIIGLMFGSITSAVVSVLSYFSSAEQLQQYIFWGFGSLGNLSWNELAIFFIIYCFGILLSILSIKGLNTLLLGENYAKSLGLNIKQSRLLIIIATSLLAGTITAFAGPIAFIGLAVPHLTRQIFNTANHKILLPAVFLFGAIVMLICDSIAQLPASDYTLPINAITSLIGAPVVIWLLVRKRKMVF, encoded by the coding sequence TTGTCGGAAACAGCTACATATAGAAATTCTTACCTAGTATTAATACTAGTACTTATTGCATGCTTTTTTGCTAACATTAGCCTAGGTTCTGTATCTATTCCTTTGGATGAAATTTTTAATAGTTTAATAAATTCTGCTAAAAACGAATCTTGGCAATATATCATTCAGAATTACAGATTACCAAAAGCCTTTACCGCCATTTTGGTTGGTTCTGGATTGGGAATTTCGGGTCTATTGATGCAAACGCTTTTTAGAAATCCGTTAGCAGGACCTTTTGTACTTGGTATTACTTCTGGAGCAAGTTTAGGTGTTGCTTTAGTAATTCTTGGTGCTGGCGTTTTTGGAGGCTTTTTTGCAAGTTTACTAATTTCCAAATGGACCATAGTTATCGCAGCTAGTTTAGGAAGTTTTCTTGTTTTATTAGCTGTATTAATCGTTTCGTCAAAAGTGAAAGACACGATGGCTATTCTTATTATCGGACTCATGTTTGGAAGTATCACGTCTGCAGTAGTAAGTGTACTCTCCTATTTTAGTTCTGCCGAACAATTACAACAATATATCTTTTGGGGATTTGGTAGCTTAGGAAACCTTTCGTGGAATGAACTTGCCATTTTCTTTATTATTTATTGCTTCGGAATACTTTTAAGTATCCTTTCTATAAAAGGATTAAACACCTTATTACTTGGTGAAAATTATGCGAAGAGTTTAGGATTGAATATTAAACAAAGCCGATTATTAATCATTATTGCAACCAGTCTTTTGGCAGGAACCATAACCGCTTTTGCAGGACCAATTGCTTTTATTGGATTGGCTGTTCCGCATTTAACGAGACAAATTTTTAATACTGCAAATCATAAAATATTATTACCAGCAGTCTTTTTATTTGGTGCCATAGTGATGCTTATTTGCGACAGTATTGCACAATTACCAGCAAGCGATTATACTTTACCTATTAACGCTATTACAAGTTTAATTGGTGCTCCTGTTGTAATTTGGCTACTGGTTAGAAAAAGAAAGATGGTATTTTAG
- a CDS encoding ABC transporter substrate-binding protein codes for MLQNKTFTALLFCLLLSLTSCKKEVKPIPENKQDFAKTTFKYAEGFAITHNENFKVLTINNPWPKAEKTYKYALVQKNMLSKITLNKDEFDGIITIPIEKIVVTSTTHIPALELLEVEETLVGFPGTDYVSSLKTRTRIDTESIRELGKNEGINTEVLLELQPDVVIGYGIDGNNKTFETIKKSGIPVIYNGDWVEKSALAKAEWIKFFGVLYNKEKVANTIFDSIEKNYQEAKDIAAKVENQPTVLSGAMHKDTWYLPNGTSAEAQILKDANVNYLYSETTGSGSLALNFESVFEKAAHADLWLSPSYYTSMEALEKANAHYTKFDAFKNKKIYTFSTTTGKTGGVLYYELGTARPDIILKDIIKICHPELLPEYTPYFFKPLK; via the coding sequence ATGTTACAAAACAAAACTTTCACAGCACTCCTATTTTGTCTTTTATTGTCTTTAACCTCCTGTAAAAAGGAAGTAAAACCAATTCCGGAAAACAAACAAGATTTTGCGAAAACAACATTTAAATATGCCGAAGGTTTTGCTATTACACATAATGAAAACTTTAAAGTCCTAACCATAAATAATCCTTGGCCTAAAGCGGAAAAAACATATAAATATGCCCTAGTGCAAAAAAACATGTTATCTAAAATAACGTTAAACAAAGACGAATTTGATGGCATAATAACAATTCCTATTGAAAAAATAGTAGTTACATCTACCACGCATATTCCTGCTTTAGAGCTTTTAGAAGTAGAAGAAACGCTGGTTGGTTTTCCTGGAACAGATTATGTCTCTTCCTTAAAAACAAGAACTAGAATTGATACGGAAAGCATTAGAGAATTAGGAAAAAACGAAGGTATAAACACCGAAGTTTTATTAGAATTACAACCAGATGTAGTTATTGGTTATGGTATTGACGGAAATAACAAAACCTTTGAAACAATTAAAAAATCTGGAATCCCTGTAATTTATAATGGCGATTGGGTAGAAAAATCTGCTTTAGCAAAAGCCGAATGGATTAAATTCTTTGGTGTTCTTTATAACAAAGAAAAAGTAGCAAATACTATTTTTGATTCTATTGAAAAAAATTACCAGGAAGCAAAAGATATTGCGGCAAAAGTAGAAAATCAACCAACGGTATTAAGTGGAGCAATGCATAAAGACACTTGGTATTTACCAAATGGCACAAGTGCAGAAGCACAAATTTTAAAAGACGCTAACGTAAACTATTTATATAGTGAAACTACAGGAAGCGGAAGTTTAGCACTAAACTTTGAATCCGTTTTTGAAAAAGCAGCGCATGCAGATTTATGGTTAAGTCCTTCGTATTACACAAGTATGGAAGCGCTAGAAAAAGCAAATGCACATTACACAAAATTTGATGCTTTTAAAAACAAAAAAATCTATACATTTTCGACAACAACAGGAAAAACTGGTGGTGTTTTATATTACGAACTTGGTACAGCGAGACCAGATATCATTTTAAAAGATATTATTAAAATCTGTCATCCAGAATTACTACCAGAATATACCCCTTACTTTTTTAAACCTTTAAAATAA
- a CDS encoding TonB-dependent siderophore receptor produces the protein MKKGILFLFGLIFSLSCFSQTRLDSVQQLDEVVLKSDRYLKTFSNTQSITTLKDTVLSRSAPSLTQLLNYNSNIYFKENGLGMVSSPSFRGTTAQQTVVAWNGININSQFNGQTDFNTINIRNFDGVSIRSGGGSVLYGSGAIGGSIHLNNDIAFNEGFKNSIYANYGSFNTLDLGVKSGFSSEKFSVDVAISRSSSDNDYDYVDSDKINLNGAFYNQSYAANFGYKINKKNVLKLYSYLLDGEREFSFIFPSETPTKYQDLNSRNMLEWNGLYGKFISTLKLAYLTEQYKYFANSNSDTYSFGEAKTLIGKYDLSYRVFKDAMLQGVVDITNTSGEGSSIGESKRTISSFSLLYKQEIKSFLYEAALRKEITSNYDSPLLYSLGLQYKFGNHYTVNVNGSKNFRIPTYNDLYWEGSGNTNLKPETSNQVEMGHKLDFKHVSFSATGFYNDIKDMIRWLPAGSNWQPVNTDHVETYGLESTLDLKYHLKEHLFTLGGTYAYTVSKNKETDLQLIYVPKHKATATLNYQYNRASLYYQTLYVGEVFTLSDNNPKYILDAYFVSNIGLSYALGKEKQFTLGAQIKNMYNENYQSVASRYMPGINYNFYLNFNF, from the coding sequence ATGAAAAAAGGTATTCTATTTTTATTTGGTCTTATTTTTAGTTTAAGCTGTTTCTCGCAAACAAGGCTAGACTCTGTGCAACAGTTAGATGAAGTGGTTTTAAAGTCGGATAGATACTTAAAAACGTTCTCTAATACACAATCTATAACAACATTAAAAGACACGGTTTTATCTAGAAGTGCACCTTCTTTAACCCAGTTATTAAACTATAATTCTAATATCTATTTTAAGGAAAATGGTTTAGGCATGGTTTCCTCACCATCCTTTAGAGGAACCACTGCACAGCAAACCGTTGTAGCTTGGAATGGTATTAATATCAATTCGCAATTTAACGGTCAAACCGATTTTAATACCATTAATATTCGCAATTTCGATGGCGTAAGTATAAGAAGTGGTGGAGGAAGTGTGCTTTACGGAAGTGGAGCCATTGGAGGTTCTATTCACTTAAATAATGATATCGCTTTTAATGAAGGTTTTAAGAATTCTATTTATGCCAACTACGGAAGCTTTAACACCTTAGATTTAGGAGTGAAGTCCGGATTTTCTTCTGAAAAATTTAGTGTAGATGTCGCGATAAGTAGATCGAGTTCCGATAATGATTACGACTATGTAGATAGTGATAAAATAAATCTTAATGGTGCGTTTTATAATCAGAGTTATGCTGCAAATTTTGGTTATAAAATCAATAAGAAAAATGTGTTGAAATTGTACAGCTATTTGTTGGATGGCGAACGTGAATTTTCTTTTATATTTCCTTCGGAAACACCTACAAAATATCAAGATTTAAATTCTAGAAACATGCTAGAATGGAATGGATTATACGGAAAATTCATCTCTACTTTAAAACTAGCATATCTTACCGAACAGTACAAATACTTCGCGAATAGTAATTCGGATACCTATTCCTTTGGGGAAGCAAAAACACTTATTGGTAAATACGATTTAAGCTATCGTGTATTTAAGGACGCCATGCTACAAGGGGTTGTGGATATTACAAATACTTCTGGCGAAGGTTCTAGTATTGGTGAAAGTAAAAGAACTATTTCTAGTTTCAGTTTATTATACAAACAAGAGATTAAATCCTTTTTATACGAAGCTGCTTTACGAAAGGAAATTACTAGTAATTATGATAGTCCGTTACTATATAGTTTAGGATTGCAATATAAATTTGGTAACCATTATACCGTAAATGTAAATGGTTCTAAGAATTTTAGAATTCCTACATATAATGATCTGTATTGGGAAGGAAGTGGTAATACCAATTTAAAACCTGAAACTTCGAATCAAGTAGAAATGGGACATAAATTAGATTTTAAACACGTGTCTTTTTCTGCAACTGGTTTTTATAATGATATAAAAGATATGATTCGTTGGCTTCCTGCAGGAAGTAATTGGCAACCAGTAAATACAGACCATGTAGAAACCTATGGTTTAGAGTCTACATTAGATTTAAAATATCATTTAAAAGAACATCTATTTACTTTAGGAGGAACGTATGCATATACTGTTTCCAAAAATAAGGAAACAGATTTACAGTTAATTTATGTTCCAAAACACAAGGCAACAGCTACTCTTAACTACCAGTATAATCGTGCTTCTTTATATTACCAAACGCTTTATGTTGGAGAGGTTTTTACTCTATCAGATAATAATCCTAAGTACATATTAGATGCTTATTTTGTTTCTAATATCGGACTTTCTTATGCTTTAGGAAAAGAGAAACAATTCACTTTAGGAGCACAAATTAAAAATATGTATAACGAAAACTATCAGAGTGTAGCAAGCCGTTACATGCCTGGGATTAACTATAATTTTTACTTAAACTTTAATTTTTAA
- a CDS encoding YncE family protein, with translation MKKQFKFLAFTLFLGLLITSCSSDDDNFSTPQEPLGDYENGILVSAEGGPSSVSYISNDFSIVENDIYANVNTESLGVYLQSIGFDGNQAYIISDNVNTINVVNRYTFKKETAITTGLYTPRYISFANGKGYVSNWGSGSDAIDDFIAVIDLSTNTVESTIPVGEGPEQIISNNGKIYVSHKGGWSFNNIITVIDANTNLTTTITVNDVPDEMFINNSGELVVLCEGKPGWSGSETNATISKIDVTTNTVTETLNFAAGVHPSQMSSDNGEIYYQANNEVFVMSETSSSLPTASIVNLGTINTYGMAVKGDKLFVTDAKDFASLGDLNVYDLTTNTLENTFTVGVNASKIYFN, from the coding sequence ATGAAAAAACAATTTAAATTTTTAGCTTTTACTCTCTTTTTGGGATTATTAATCACATCTTGTAGTAGTGATGACGATAATTTTTCAACCCCTCAAGAGCCTTTAGGAGATTATGAAAATGGTATTTTAGTAAGTGCAGAAGGAGGACCTTCTTCAGTATCCTATATTTCTAATGATTTTTCTATTGTAGAAAACGATATTTATGCGAATGTAAACACGGAAAGTTTAGGGGTTTATCTACAATCTATAGGTTTTGATGGTAATCAAGCTTATATTATTTCTGATAATGTGAACACAATAAATGTAGTTAATCGTTATACTTTTAAAAAAGAAACTGCTATCACTACAGGTTTGTATACACCAAGATATATTAGTTTTGCTAACGGAAAAGGGTATGTTAGTAATTGGGGAAGTGGTTCAGATGCTATTGATGATTTTATTGCTGTTATTGATTTGTCTACAAATACAGTAGAAAGTACTATTCCGGTAGGAGAAGGACCAGAACAAATTATTAGTAATAACGGAAAAATCTACGTTTCACATAAAGGTGGTTGGTCTTTTAACAATATTATTACGGTTATTGATGCCAATACTAATTTGACAACTACTATTACTGTAAATGATGTTCCAGATGAAATGTTTATTAATAATAGTGGTGAACTTGTTGTGTTATGCGAAGGAAAACCTGGATGGTCTGGAAGTGAAACGAATGCAACAATATCTAAAATAGATGTAACAACAAACACAGTAACCGAAACGCTAAATTTTGCTGCTGGTGTGCACCCAAGTCAAATGAGTTCTGATAATGGGGAAATTTATTACCAAGCGAATAACGAAGTTTTTGTAATGAGTGAAACTTCTTCTTCATTACCAACAGCATCTATTGTTAATTTAGGAACTATTAACACCTATGGAATGGCTGTAAAAGGAGATAAACTATTTGTAACAGATGCTAAAGATTTTGCATCTTTAGGAGACCTTAATGTATATGACTTAACAACAAACACTTTAGAAAATACTTTTACAGTAGGAGTAAATGCTTCAAAAATCTATTTTAATTAA